In Oceaniferula marina, the following proteins share a genomic window:
- a CDS encoding FecR domain-containing protein, whose product MNHNWPEWIDRIGRDDVSEDELRAFQEALNESPEHMKEYMQALMTETSLELEDPLPAPLTPRQSSSGSPSTDNITPHASKKTTWMLPAAACLATALTLAYFLTRGNHTDPSTITESSSVATITDTNILADEAGLRIGALVNQGELTIPKGAEIGLAMRGGARLDINGPANLRIDGPDQVFLHKGRVKTYAPEYAHGFVINTNEGKVVDLGTRFVTSTGTHLGTEIHVIEGLVKAKASNDQKTSFIAGQQAAILKNGQMKGTEYLAHRLKIPLDPNLIDSDKDGVPDVIEKHYGTDPRDPASTPALLRIAESFEHYKEGPIHNTPYRGKGKVSQWQGRGHFLNQGLSYKKSGHTLASVGGCIQSTGVTGAGAVIIPDHDELPKDGTIYISFLMQQPANDLSNSFSGFLLYQNEFREQLFCGELSPVNSYGSRYATSKDQDIFSIPTDDQTHLFVIRLNQTKKLTDVFFDPDLNQPDTKQRPQIRYQNVPDFDRLMVRSGSSSANFPVKFDEIRVGLTWESVLPLAP is encoded by the coding sequence ATGAATCATAATTGGCCAGAATGGATCGACCGCATCGGGCGTGATGACGTCTCCGAGGACGAGTTGCGTGCCTTTCAAGAAGCGCTCAACGAGTCGCCGGAACATATGAAGGAATACATGCAGGCTCTGATGACGGAAACCAGCCTTGAGCTGGAAGACCCGCTGCCAGCACCACTCACCCCCCGCCAAAGCAGCTCTGGGTCACCATCAACGGACAATATCACACCACATGCCTCCAAGAAAACAACGTGGATGCTCCCTGCTGCGGCTTGTTTGGCCACGGCCCTCACGCTGGCCTATTTTCTCACACGGGGCAATCACACGGATCCAAGCACCATCACGGAGTCGAGTAGTGTCGCCACCATCACCGACACCAACATCCTGGCTGATGAAGCAGGGCTGCGCATCGGGGCTCTTGTCAATCAAGGTGAACTAACGATCCCAAAAGGTGCTGAAATCGGACTTGCCATGCGAGGCGGTGCACGGCTCGATATCAATGGCCCGGCCAACTTACGCATCGACGGCCCGGATCAGGTATTCCTCCACAAGGGGCGAGTTAAAACCTATGCCCCTGAATATGCCCACGGCTTCGTCATCAATACCAATGAAGGCAAGGTTGTCGACCTCGGCACCCGATTTGTCACATCCACGGGAACCCATTTGGGGACTGAGATCCACGTCATCGAAGGCCTGGTCAAGGCCAAGGCATCCAACGATCAAAAAACATCCTTCATCGCTGGCCAACAAGCTGCCATCCTCAAAAACGGCCAAATGAAAGGCACGGAATATCTCGCCCACCGCCTCAAGATCCCTCTGGACCCCAATCTGATAGACTCGGATAAGGACGGAGTTCCTGACGTCATCGAAAAGCATTATGGAACCGATCCTCGTGACCCCGCATCTACCCCGGCCCTACTCCGTATTGCCGAAAGCTTTGAACACTATAAAGAAGGGCCCATTCACAATACCCCCTATCGTGGAAAGGGGAAGGTTTCCCAATGGCAAGGGAGAGGACACTTTCTCAACCAAGGTCTGAGCTACAAAAAAAGTGGGCACACACTAGCCAGCGTTGGCGGGTGTATCCAATCGACCGGCGTCACTGGTGCAGGAGCTGTCATCATCCCCGATCATGATGAATTACCAAAAGATGGCACCATCTACATCAGTTTTCTGATGCAACAGCCGGCCAATGACCTATCCAACTCATTTTCTGGTTTTTTGCTCTACCAAAATGAGTTCCGTGAGCAATTATTCTGCGGAGAACTCAGCCCCGTCAACTCTTACGGTTCCCGATACGCAACCAGCAAAGACCAAGACATTTTCTCCATCCCTACCGACGACCAAACCCACCTCTTTGTCATCCGGCTCAATCAAACAAAAAAGCTCACCGATGTCTTTTTTGACCCCGACCTGAATCAGCCCGACACCAAACAACGCCCTCAAATCCGCTATCAAAATGTTCCAGATTTTGATCGACTCATGGTGCGTTCCGGAAGTTCCTCAGCCAACTTCCCGGTCAAATTCGATGAAATCCGGGTTGGGTTGACCTGGGAGTCCGTGCTTCCTCTGGCACCATGA
- a CDS encoding sigma-70 family RNA polymerase sigma factor, whose protein sequence is MPAEFTNQSKDEPEPFDQLVIDHQAALYAFIRSMIFNPQDARDTLQDVNIILYRKQEAFIPGTNFKAWAFTVARFECLNYLSRHKKTQWTTLDTGLLESLADMAEEETHDIQPWLAALKQCVQILPENAQQLIDKRYRQQIPMEHTAVTENLSIPALKQKLYRVRNRLRKCILTRLEEQKNSTNSP, encoded by the coding sequence ATGCCCGCAGAATTCACCAACCAAAGTAAGGATGAACCTGAACCCTTTGACCAGCTGGTCATCGATCACCAAGCTGCACTCTACGCCTTCATCCGCTCGATGATCTTCAACCCGCAGGATGCCCGCGACACCCTGCAGGATGTCAACATCATCCTCTATCGCAAGCAGGAGGCCTTTATACCTGGGACCAATTTCAAAGCCTGGGCCTTTACCGTCGCCCGGTTTGAATGTCTCAATTACCTCAGCCGGCATAAAAAAACACAATGGACCACTCTCGATACCGGCTTGCTTGAATCGCTGGCTGATATGGCGGAAGAGGAAACCCATGACATCCAACCTTGGCTGGCAGCCCTCAAACAATGTGTCCAGATTCTACCCGAAAACGCACAACAACTCATCGACAAGCGCTATCGCCAACAAATCCCGATGGAACATACCGCCGTCACTGAAAACCTCAGCATCCCGGCACTCAAACAAAAACTCTACCGCGTCCGGAACCGCCTGAGAAAATGTATTCTCACACGTCTCGAGGAACAAAAGAATTCAACGAATTCTCCATAA